One genomic segment of Helicoverpa zea isolate HzStark_Cry1AcR chromosome 22, ilHelZeax1.1, whole genome shotgun sequence includes these proteins:
- the LOC124641420 gene encoding trypsin 5G1-like has translation MSRYLSAGALIDENWVLTAADALFLLREASRTLRVRLGSINYRKGGLVLPVKYFEIHPHFDDNSPIYDLALIRLPETVRYTPSLRAIRLQKSMREADATHFIVTSWPYPMSRKSQISSDDSEHLQSMEVIKRRRILSVTHLHPSDLEDCIEELASLGINDTDAMMCLDTGVMMDPCSVSIIDWTPL, from the exons ATGTCAAGATATTTGAGTGCTGGTGCTTTGATAGACGAGAATTGGGTGCTTACTGCCGCTGATGCATTGTTCTT ATTACGAGAAGCATCAAGAACATTACGAGTGAGACTTGGCAGCATCAACTATCGGAAGGGAGGCTTAGTATTGCCAGTGAAATACTTCGAAATTCATCCGCATTTTGATGATAACAGTCCTATATATGACCTGGCCCTTATCAGGTTGCCTGAAACTGTTAGATATACTCCCAGTCTTAGAGCTATAAGGCTGCAGAAGTCTATGAGGGAAGCTGATGCTACTCATTTTATTGTTACATCTTGGCCTTATCCTATG tCCAGAAAGTCCCAAATCTCATCTGACGACTCAGAGCACCTACAATCAATGGAAGTTATAAAACGTCGGCGAATCCTGTCGGTGACGCATCTTCATCCATCAGACCTTGAGGATTGTATTGAAGAACTGGCTTCCTTGGGCATCAATGATACCGATGCCATGATGTGTTTAGATACTGGAGTTATGATGGATCCTTGCAGCGTAAGTATTATAGACTGGACCCCATTATGA